The DNA region AGCCTTTGGGTAGTTTTTTAGATGACAGAAGATCCTTGGTTCCTGGAAGTGAGGAGTTCTGCCAAAACTTTGAAGATCCCTATAAACTTTGCAAATTACCCATCTTTTGGAGACAATTATATCAAATGATATCATGGATTACAATACATGAGAAGTGTTTAGAGCCTGGAAGATTATTTATGTTTGGCATTAACTCTTATGGTCATAATTTCAAgtggagagaaaaggaatacACAGGAACCCTCTTATTATCTTTTGAAATATGAAGATCACAGGAAAAGAAGGGCTTAAATTGTGGAGTGATGGTCCTCAAAACCTGACTGTACATTAACTGGCATCCTATACCTATAAAAACAACAAGGCTCTCCAGGCACAGTGTGGACCTCATCAGCTGCTAGCCTTGCTTTGAGATCGGAGTTTTCTATACACCACAGGAGGAAACTGCAGCCTGTCCGGCGGGATACCTATACAAATGTTGGATTAATACACTGGACGCCAAATTCAGGAACTAACACTCCactggtgaggaaaaaaaaaagaagcatggaCAGCACTAAAGAGGATGATAAACTATTGAAGAGGATTGCATTTCCAGGAGCTCTGTCCCTGGCTAACAGCCACATGCACCCCCATGGGGTACCCCCGAGAGAGCCCTTTGGGGTTCCCTTCCACCTGGACCCATCTTATTGGGAGCAGGCCTGTAGCAGGCACACAGGCTGCATCTCCTACATCCCGTTCCCTGGCTACATGGGCATGTATGAGTGTTCCTTTGAGCCTGCCTTCATTCGGAAGAGGAACGAGAGGGAGAGGCAGCGGGTGCGCTGTGTCAATGAGGGCTACACTCGCCTCCGGGAGCACCTGCCCAAGGAATTCGCTGACAAGCGCCTCAGCAAAGTGGAGACCCTGAGAGCTGCAATAAGCTACATCAAACACCTGCAGAGCTTGCTGGACTGCCATCCCTCAGGCTCTGCCGGTGAGGAAGCGCTCTGTGCCAAAGAGTGCCCAGGAACTCCCAGTCTGGCTTCCCCGCGGGAGTGCAACAGCGATGGAGAGTCCAAAATGTCTTCAGCATCATCCCCCTACAGTGAATTTGAGGAGACAGGTAGCTAGGTCTTCTCTCCGGACAGAAAGCTTCAAGTTTGGCTGAAAAACAGTTCCGAACACTGGGGAGTTTTCTGCAGGTGAAAATCAATATCggggaaaggaaaaactgttagggaaggcaaaaaaaaaagaaaaaaaaggtattttcaatCTGTCAAAAGGACTTTAAATGTTTGCTGTATAAAACTTAAATGTGATTTGTAAACAAACCAATTATCTCTCGGGTTGCTTCAGCTGTGTTACTAAGCTTCCTTTGGACTGCTAAACTGGAGCAACATTTGCATTCTACTTTTcattcagcttttgttttgttctattttcttttgcctttcgCTTGAGACAGTCAAACCAGATAAATCCATTTCGGGAaattcccttcccctttctcctgctttgtcCAGTGGGTATTGCTCTCTGTTTTTCTTGACTGCTAACCTGAGATGTACTGCGCTGCAAACACTTGGACTGGGGAAGGTAAGATTTAGATAAAATATCtttccataaatatttcagaaaactcacagaaatatttctatttatgaaacaacaatttttcaaataaaaacaaggtTATATTtggaaatttatttcttttaaagcatcttctaaagcaaaagaaacatcTCATACTCTGGACACTGGCTATTTGGTGATTATTCTAAGGatgattttctggaaaataaagctGGACACTCATTTCAATCGATGCTAGGAAGAGGAGAACAGAATTCTGTAAAACTGCATCTTCAAAATCAAAGCTTCACTCAAGatactgaaaaaatgaaagcctttttcctacttttctgAAATCTGAGTTCATGGACAAAATAGTCTTGATTGTGTCTTTGGCAGgtcagaaattacagaaataaaacttgtaGTGGTTAGACACTGGTGTGTACAGAAAGGGAAACATTGAATATAGCAGTTTACATCTGCATGAAAATGTAggtatttctcctttttcaaaggacacagcttttaaaatacctCAAAATCTACGGAATACCTTTAATTTGGATTGCATCtactgaaaatgagattttctctctaatttgttttaaaatctgacTTTCTCCAAGGCTTAAATCTCATTCTGAATATGGGGCAAATTCTTACCTATCCACTTTCCACACACCTTtcaaacttttgctttttttggcCTTGTGTTGATGAAATGGTTttgtacctttttttctttccttcatgtCATGTTGACTGAACACCTGAAAAAATACTCATGTATAAATAGGAACAAATACTGATCTAATACCTCCGAATGTGTCCATAactttcctttaaataaaaaatgtgattaatCCTGCCTGtgtcttttttcacttttaattgATAACAAGCAGGACAGCCCTGACTGCAGGAGCAGTaactttgcaggaaaaaatagagaaaatggaaaagaagaaaatatgaactGCCAcctttaaaactgaatttttaatctagattttaaaatttagataaGGAGCAGGCTTGTGTTTTGGGCATCtaataaaaattacttggtATAAAAATACTCTGCTGCTTTCTAGAAGACTGTTCTCAGCATCTGTACACTTTAAGCTCCTGTGTCCATGGCAGTCACAGGCCTTGTTCTTTACCCTTTACACAGGAGACAGCTCCATTTTctaatgaatattttgtttcactgaGGGCTATTACTTTTGCAGAGGCTGTTTGCCAGACTCAGAAATCGAGGTTTAGTTGCCTGGACAGTTCAGATCTAGAGCCAATGCACTCATTTCTGAGCCCAGTGCTGTGGAGTGTTTGTATTTCTTACCCAAGAAAGAAGAGGACAACGAGGTTCAGGTCCAAATGTCTGATTGGGTTCCATTGTTTCTTGGCTATTCTTGtttcctttgtgtttctctACCTGCCTCTGCCTTTGACTCAGTTTTGAGATTTCTGGAAATGTGATGTTGCTGCTGGTAATTCTGTGAGTAAGCCTGCACTGCATTTTTCCCTCAAAGCAGAGATTAAATCTTTGTTATCTATAAAAAACTTACACTCCCTCCGAGTACCAGAGGCAAATTCTGTGAAGCACACTTCTTTGGAAAGCACTCTGAAGATGAAAAGCATCTTCATGATACAATGACAATAAACAGCTGAATCAAACCAAGCCATTAAAATTGCCAGAGTGACCATTACTTCCTGGGCAGGACATGTCAGATAAGGCCACAGATGAACTTTTAGGTCAGATTGCTATCACAGAGGCCTGACCCTGACAGATGAATATCCAGGAGCCTCAATCCTTGATTCCCAAACCTCAGAGAGATGGTGCACTGTGCCACCTTCTCCATGAGCAGCTGGCTGGAAAAGAGGATGAGGCTGTGACTCTGCCCTTTTCATCTCTGTGGTGAAATGTTCCTCAGTGTTCCCATCTAACAGAGTGGAAATTATcccaccctggggctgtgcttggCCATCACTGCTTTAGGCTGGCTACTTCTTTTCAGATTATACATCTTTAACAGATCTGGAGATGTCCTTAAAATGCCTCCCAATCCAACCTCAATGCTGAAGATGCAAAAAACCAGGATGCcacatgtattttaatttaattttatattaaaaaaaattctggctgaaaaggaaattctttctGTGGGAAAAATCTGTCACAGATTGAACCCCTCTCTTGAGGAAAgttgtatgtttttatttctcacagTTCCTGTTATTATGCAAACCTCTCGCACAATTTTAGCACAAGCAAGTAGAAAACAAGATTTCCTAAATACGGATTGGTGCTTTTGTCCAGGCATCCAGCAAAGGTTTAAAGTGAATGCCatatttcaaaagctttatTGAGCTCTTTCTGTCTAGACAAAGGGTTTTTCAAAGCTTCTAAAGTGTATCATTATCAGACTTTTAAAGCAGACAATGATCCAAACTTGTCACcatgaaaataaagttttaataaaaatgttgacCAGAAGAGTTCTCTCCACGTGGCACAATTACTATTTACAAGAAAGGTGAATGTTGCTATCTCTAGGCAACCATGCTACAGCTTTATCCAACCCTTGCACACCAAAAGCAGACACTTTAATCTTTCTCTCaaatctggcaaaaaaaaagacatctgaaatcttccctctgctgccattAAATTACAAATCCATTTGCCTCTTGATATTATCAGCATTTTAAAGATATGTAATCTCAGCCTTAGTATTGCTTTTAATCCTCTAATAGCTATTTAGCTGATTTCTTTGTAAAAGCCCACCTACAGTCCTTTCATGTTATACTACCCAGTGTCAATAATGTGGccaaagaaaaccagaaggCACTATAGGAAAGTCATGTTCAGGCAGTAAACAATCAGGGCAAATTTATCTCACTGGAATAAATGAGCAGGGAATGTCCAGACACacccacccacacacacacacacacacacacacacaatatctttgaaaacatttgtcTCCAGCATACTTAGGCAGGAGGCAAAACAAGatccaaaacattttgaagagaGACTCTGAAGAGGTACCAACAGGAGAGCCCTGCTGAAGTAAGCTGAGGTAAGTGCAATAGCTGGGTAAAGCCTTAGTAAGCCTTTCCAAAATAGTCTAAGCAGATACAACTTCAGCATGTGCTTCTCACTAGTAACCCTGAGAGATGGctacagagaagaaataaatttttttctaggcaaatggagagcagcagaatgGCAAGACTGCAGCTGCACCCAGATCTTCCATGAGGCTGTCATGGTACACACCTGGAAGCTCTGAGAACTCAAGAGGAGCAGCATTCTCCATTGACTTGAAGGTGTGCTTGTAAGTAAAAATCCACTATAAATGCTCACTCATATATTTCCCACATGATTCTTACATCATTCTTTTCTACCGTATTGTGACTATATCCACTAACAGAGCAGTGGAAAAGTTCTACAAGTTGCCTTTGCTTTCTGAGAGAACAAGTTAGAGGAGTGAAGACCCCCTTGAAAGTTTTGGAGACCCCCTCAGCTCACTTCTGATACGACTGGAGGTAGAGCTGTCAAAGACATGAAATTCCTACACGGTCCATGAGCACTGGtggctccagagcagaaaaGCATGCCAATGTAGAGTCCTTACAGAGGGGAAAGTTAACAGTGCCCATGTGATGGTTAGCCAGCCCACAGGCACCAGCCAGCTGTGAGCAGGCACACGTGCTTTGTGTTGCCTCTTGCCTGTTCTGCTGGGGctagttagaaaaaaaaataagtattttgaaggtgggtttgtttgggttttttttttcaggagggGAAAGCTACACGAATGGTCTGTGGGAGGCTGAAAAGTTGAAAATGGGGGGAAGGTAGTGGGCAGTGAAGCCTTGGAGATTATACAGCACAAAGCCAAGCTAAGCTGCATTTACTGTGCTGCTCACAAAGCAGCTTGCTTGTCCCcatgattttgttttgatgtgGTGTGGTTCTGGGCATACACCGCAGATTTTTGTGTTCCAGGGCTATAAGATGTCAGCACTGAATCCTAACCAATCTCTTCCACCTGCACTGAAATCACAAAGAGAACAAGTAGTTACAAACAAATGGAATTTTCACATCTTTTCATGTATGCGCTTTACTGCAGCATTTTGCTATGGGAGGCTGCTCTCTTGATGTagcttttttaatgtaaaaagcACTGAAGAAGTTCCAGGCTCAGCTGCAGACAAGTTATCCCAAGGGATCACTCATGCAGAGGTGATGTGTGCATCTCCACACCCAGAGGCGTTAAAGCACACTGGGGCTTCACCAGTGAAACTGATAATAAACTGTAATGCATAAATGAAATAAGCCAGAGGCACAAACACAGGAGTGTGTGTTGTGGTGTTTGTGCATGGGAAAAGGTGGAAGCATGGAAGAGGGGAGGGAGACAAGAAAGTGGTTTTGAGGTGCAGCGCATTGACTGATACCATATCAGCTGAAACAAGGGAAACAGGAACAAATCAGATATCACATCTTCGGGGAAGATTAATTCCGGTAAAATAAACCCAACCACCCCCCAAACTTAATCTATTTTCCTGCATCTCAGACACACCATATTTATTTACCTATCATCACTTCTTGTTCATCATTGCAAAATACCCccaagtgtattttttttcaaagtgctgAGCAGTTGTGAGCAGGCTGTGGTCTATTTGGGGAGCGAGGGGAAAATTGCAGTGCTCAGCCCACCTGCTGTTCAGGAGCCAAGTGGTAACCCCAGATTACTTCAGCCCTGAGCTTTGCCTCTGTTTCAGCAACAGCATGGCCCACCTTTTGCCTCTGTGCTGGGAACACCAGTAGATACTGCCCCACTGGAAAACACCACCAGATTGCCCCTGTAATGCTTTACCAGGAGCTGCTTGCATGGGTTTCTTGTCCCCTGTGTGAGTGGAAGCACCCAGGGCCCCTGTGCTTGTAGATAAATCTGCCCTTGCAAGTGAACCAGCTCTGGTATTGCAGTGCTACCAGCTATCCCATCCCATATCCTATCCCATATCCTATCCTACCCCTACCCCTTATGTCCCACTCCCTTATAGTTCAGTTAGAGTGAGGGTGGTGGGGACAAATAAACCTCTCTACCAGGCTGTCATGACAACGGTGCCACTGGCCACTTGCCTGTGAGCATTCTACTGCTGACTAATGCAGACCACTGCTGAAGCCAGGCAAAAAACCATGAAAAGCCCTGCCCTGTTTCCAATCTTGCCTCCTTCAGCCCCCCAACCCCAGCAGTGTGCTCCCAACACACCTGGGTAatgctgcagccctggtttGTGGCTGTGCAGATCCCGAGGGCCCTGTTCGGACAGATCAAAGCTGTCAGCATGACAAGCAATACAAATGCAAGGAATTTGCCTTTGTTTATGTGCAGCGTGCTCCATAGCTTTGCATTTTGCAGCCCTatgaaagctttaaaatttccatttagATTAACAAGCCCATAAAGAATAAGGTTATTAAGTGGTGTTTACATTATCCTGTCTGAGAAGCTCATTCAGTTACCAGCTGGTTTGATTTTTACTAAAAGCAAGTTTCATCAGGGTGCTGAGTTGGAGCTGCATGTGTTGGGGGAGCTTGCTTTGAAAAGACAAACCAGCAGCAATGCCACCACCACCAAATAGCTGAATTGCTCTTTAGGACAACTGATCAGTGCCTTCAGAGGTGCATGAAATTAGTCGGCTCTGTGACTGAAAAACGAGTtgcatttaaacatttttaaatttacttttgaCAAAAAACTTTGAGCATTTGTTAGTTTCTGCGAACTTTACTGGAATTTAACTGAGGTCACTGACTTAAGGAGCGCATTTATAGtctcaggattattttttttccctataacAAAGTCTGCTGGGGTCTCTGGCCAGACTTTCAATGTCTGAAGCAGGGCTTAAGAAGAGCATCTCTGAGAAAGCCACTGGTGAGTTTCCCACAGGGTTCTTGATTGCAAGAGATAAAGTAAGAGTGTAGGAATGAAGCTGGCACGCAGGTGTAGGCACAGACATGTGG from Sylvia atricapilla isolate bSylAtr1 chromosome 5, bSylAtr1.pri, whole genome shotgun sequence includes:
- the ASCL4 gene encoding achaete-scute homolog 4, with product MDSTKEDDKLLKRIAFPGALSLANSHMHPHGVPPREPFGVPFHLDPSYWEQACSRHTGCISYIPFPGYMGMYECSFEPAFIRKRNERERQRVRCVNEGYTRLREHLPKEFADKRLSKVETLRAAISYIKHLQSLLDCHPSGSAGEEALCAKECPGTPSLASPRECNSDGESKMSSASSPYSEFEETGS